A window from Osmia lignaria lignaria isolate PbOS001 chromosome 8, iyOsmLign1, whole genome shotgun sequence encodes these proteins:
- the LOC143305567 gene encoding uncharacterized protein LOC143305567, with product MDKKSKRGSNFRPDRQRKRKAPRNRYSMEQDTSSTSASAAKLKSSKDDEIIIENNYGYCILEFFSVFTALSALIICAECKKNIKFFRTAPRGLGSKIAVQCSCDGVQYINSSPFINKAFEINRRIVVVMRLLGVGREGINIFCSMMDICQGLAINTYYSCLENLQIASRAVYEHIISKAVAEEKELTEASEPNTDPTHLTVSGDGTWKKRGFSSLFGVTTLVGKYSKKVIDTVLKSSFCQGCNLWRHKKNEDVAAYNDWYEEHEDSCTINHRGSPGKMEVDAVIEMFERSVEKHHAKYAKYIGDGDAKTFKGIIDIDPYHGDPVVIKKECVGHVQKRMGARLRKIKKDNKGIGGKGPGKLTDKLIDELSLYYGLAIRRNPESVDDMRNEVWATYYHKSSTDENPQHKYCPPGESSWCKWQKAVSEGILQDFVHENPPLSEKVLELIKPIYENLSSENLLTRCLGSETQNNNESFNSLIWTFAPKHIHAGSDTIEIANHIAVCIFNEGFLPVLKILDTMSIKIGPESHAFASK from the coding sequence atggataaaaaaagtaaaagaggaAGTAATTTCCGTCCAGAtagacaaagaaaaagaaaagcccCACGGAATCGTTATTCTATGGAGCAAGATACAAGTTCCACGAGTGCTTCAGCAGCGAAATTAAAAAGCTCAAAAGATGatgaaattataatagaaaataattacggTTATTGTATTCTTGAATTTTTTTCGGTATTCACGGCATTGTCTGCGTTAATTATTTGTGCTGAGTGCAagaaaaacattaaatttttccGAACTGCTCCTCGTGGGCTAGGATCTAAAATTGCAGTGCAGTGCAGTTGTGACGGTGTACAATACATCAATTCATCACCTTTCATCAATAAAGCTTTCGAAATCAATCGCAGAATCGTCGTAGTAATGAGACTTTTAGGTGTAGGAAGGGAAGGCATCAACATATTTTGCAGCATGATGGATATATGCCAAGGGTTAGCAATTAATACATACTACAGTTGCCTGGAAAATTTGCAGATAGCTTCACGTGCAGTTTATGAACACATAATTTCAAAAGCCGTTGCAGAAGAAAAAGAGCTAACAGAAGCCTCTGAACCTAATACTGACCCTACACATCTAACTGTCTCTGGTGATGGCACTTGGAAGAAACGAGGTTTCAGCTCACTGTTCGGAGTAACCACGCTTGTAGGCAAATACAGCAAGAAAGTGATTGATACAGTTTTAAAATCAAGCTTTTGTCAAGGCTGTAATTTGTGGAGGCATAAGAAAAATGAGGATGTCGCAGCTTACAATGATTGGTACGAAGAACACGAAGATTCTTGCACTATTAATCACAGAGGAAGTCCCGGGAAAATGGAGGTCGACGCCGTAATCGAGATGTTCGAACGGTCAGTGGAAAAACATCATGCCAAATATGCTAAATACATCGGAGATGGTGACGCAAAAACATTCAAGGGCATTATCGATATAGACCCGTATCATGGTGATCCTGTAGTGATTAAAAAAGAGTGTGTTGGACATGTCCAGAAAAGGATGGGTGCCAGGTtacgaaaaattaaaaaagacaaTAAAGGTATTGGTGGTAAAGGCCCTGGAAAATTAACAGACAAGCTAATCGATGAATTGAGCTTATATTATGGTTTAGCTATTCGCCGAAATCCTGAATCTGTTGATGATATGAGGAACGAGGTGTGGGCCACTTATTACCATAAAAGTTCAACTGATGAAAATCCACAGCATAAGTATTGTCCACCTGGTGAGTCAAGCTGGTGTAAATGGCAAAAAGCTGTTTCTGAGGGTATTCTGCAAGACTTTGTTCACGAGAATCCACCATTGAGTGAAAAAGTATTGGAACTGATAAAGCCAATATACGAGAACTTGTCCTCGGAAAACTTACTGACAAGATGTTTAGGTTCAGAAACACAGAATAATAATGAATCGTTCAACTCGCTTATCTGGACTTTTGCACCTAAACATATACATGCTGGAAGTGACACCATCGAAATAGCAAACCACATTGCTGTCTGTATTTTTAATGAAGGTTTTTTACCGGTTTTAAAAATTCTGGATACAATGTCAATAAAAATTGGACCTGAAAGCCATGCATTCGCCAGCAAATGA